The genomic stretch TTTAGTCCAAATAGGGCAATATTTTCAAGTTCTGATTTCATTCCAGTTTACTGGTTTCAAAGAGAtacttaaaggggcgcctgggtggctcagtcggttaagcgtccgacttcgactaaggtcacgatctcgtggcttgtaggttcgagccccgcgtcgggctctgtgctgccacctcagagcccggaccctgcctcagattccgtgtccccctctctctctgccccttcccccactcacactctgtctctctctcccgcaagaataaacattaaaaaaagaagagagagagagatacctcAATATTCAGAGCGAGTCTGGTTTGAATAGGATTTTTTAGAACTTTAGCTCAGGTAGAAGATACCCTTTGGCCAGGTCTAAGCTTCTATCACTTTGTGATTGCTCTGACTTGGGACTTGAGTTGGTGGAGACGAAGGCAGAGACTGCCTGGCTCCTCCTTTACTAACAGGGACACCATGACACTTCCTTTAGGGGGCTGCTGGGAAGACAGTACAAGAGGAGTGTTTAATCTGGCGTGACCCTGGCACACCATAGGAGCCAGAAAATCATGGTtacctctcctccttctcccgcTAAATGACCAACCACGTTTTTGATAGAGCAGACAGAAGATTCAAGCAAGGAGAGAAGGGTGGGAACCCGTGTACAGCTAACCCAAAGTGGGGGGCACTTTAGCTTTTAGACTGTGGAGTGTCAGGTGTGGGGTTCAGGCCTTTGCCTGATTTATTTCGGCCTCTGTGATGCTGGCTCGTGCACGGTGCCTGGCATCTCATAGCCTCTCATTCTGGGCTTTTCTTGTTTGCTTCTTGTTTCCCAGATGTTTGAGCCAGAGGCggatgagaagagagagatgcccttggaggaagggaaggagctggGTGCCGAGGACCCCCCACCCAACAAGGACCCCTCTTCTGGCCAGGAGCCTCCTTCAGGACAAGACTTTCCACCCAATAAGGAGTCCTCTTCTGTCCAGGAACCTTCTCCTGGCCAAGAACCGCTGTCCAGCAAAGACTCACCTTCCTGCAAGGAACCTCCTCCAGGCCAGGAGCCCTGGCCAAGCAAGGACTCCCCACCATGCCAGGAACCCCCTGCCGTCCCTCCCTGCCAGGACCTTCCTACTAGCCAAGAACCCCCTCCAAGCCAAGACCCTCAAGTCAGCCAAGACCTCCCTGTCATCCGGGACCCCCCTGCTCAGGAGCTTGAGCCCTGTCAAGATCAGGTCCCCCTGCCAGCTAAGGAGACCACAAGCTCTGGGGACCCGCCAGCAGCCCCTGGAGATCTGCCTGTGGCCTCCAGGCCAGCCTTTGTGATCCCCGAGGTCCGGCTGGATAGCGCCTACAGCCAGAAGGCCGGGGCGGAAGGGGGCGGCCTGGGCTTTGAGGAGGATGCAGAAGAGGCTGAGGAGGGGGACGAGGGGGacgaggaggaagaagaggaggacaCAAGTGATGACAACTACGGAGAGCACCATGAGGCCAAGCGCAGCAGCATGATCGAGGCGGGCCAGGCTGCCGAGGGGGGCCTCTCCCTGAGGGTGCAGAACTCCCTGCGTCGCCGGACACACAGCGAGGGCAGCCTGCTGCAGGAAGCCCGCGGGCCCTGCTTCGCCTCCGACACTACCTTGCACTGCTCGGACGGGGAGGGCACCGCGTCCACCTGGGCCATGCCCTCGCCCCGCACCCTCAAGAAGGAACTGGGCCGCAACGGTGGCTCCATGCAccacctttccctctttttcacaGGACACAGGAAGGTGAGGAGGCCGTGGGTGGGTGGGAGTGCGTAATAAATGAGGCggtagggaggagggaggtggatcCCAGAGCTGCAGGGTATGAGCATTCGCTGTCCCACCCCTGCGCCCCTCTAAGCCTTCCAGGGAGCCTTCTACCCATTTGACGGAAAATAAAGCTGAGGCATGGAGAGACCAAGAAGGCAGCACCTAGACTTAAGCCCGTGACTCTGTGACTCCAGATGCTGTGTTTTTACAGCTCCTCTGGATTGGGGGTCCTTGCCGAAAGTAGAGCAGGTGTGGCCTCGCCCAGGACATTGTGCATTTGGATCAAAAAGGTCTGAGACGTTAGCGGGAGAGCTGTCTCCTGTAGTAGAATAATTTAGACTAGGTCCAGGCCTCGTCCTACTGGAAATCCATCAGCCAACAACGACAGCACAGATTCCCCCTGCACTGGCATTGTTCTAAGCGATTTTATGCGACCTCACTAATGCTCACAACAGCCTAGGAAGTAGATACCATTGGTGTTccccacagatggggaaaccgaggcaccgAGAGGTTATCTCCCTTGGCACCAGGCCACACGGTTTATAACTGTCTGAACCAGAATTAGAGTCTGGCTCCGGGGCTGGAGCTCTTAAGCACCATGCTATTCACCtcttgcaaatatttataaatagatgaataagtgtttattgatttcctgctgtgtgccaggccctgtgctctgTGCCACTGCAGGGCCCCAGTTATCTGCGAGGCTGATCTCAACTTGTGAGGAATGAGTTATCTGTGTGGGTCGGGAAGGTGGCCCAGCAGTGAAAAGATTGCACCATGGCCTCGAAACCCACCAGCCAGCTTGCGCCTGGGCTCTGTCTCTTATTTACTGTGCGGCCTTGGGTGAGTCATTGGGCTCATCTGAGCCTTAGTGTCATTCTGTGAAAAGCAGAGACTAATTGCACTCATGTCCCAGGATGGTTGAGGATGGAACGGAAGAACCTGGTGCCTGATGGTGACATTAGCACAGGAGCTCGTAGATGATGGTGAGGTGCTAGCAGCCAGCACAGTGCAAGGTGTTGTTATGACAGTGTTGtgagctgggtgggtgggggtggccagGGCCCACGGAGGGCAGCTGACCCCCAGCGACGTGGGAGTTCAGGGAGGAAAGACCTCAGGGTCTAGGGGCATCATGGAAAGCTTCCAGAGAAAGATGTCCCTCGGCTCGGCCTTGATGGTTGAGCAGCTGTAGAATAAAGAGAAGATGAGACAGGCATTCTCTGTAAGTGGACGTGTCCTGGACAAACTGTCTGTAGAAGCCAGTTTGGCTAGAGCAGAGGATTCCTAAAGTGCAGGGTTGACAGATACATGGCACTTGGACTGCCATTCCTGCCTCCACACCCGTGGCAGGCATGACTAATGGATTCCAGCACATTTCCCCACCGAGCTGGGACATGGCCCCAGAGGTCTTCTTAGCCTCAGCCACTAGCAATAAGGCCAACTTGGCACTTAGGAGGACACCTTCTGCAAGGCAGCTGGACTGGAAAGGCAGGCTGGAACCCCCAGAAAAGGGCCTTAAATTTTGGGCCCAGGAATTAGAACTAAATCCCAAAGGGACTGGGGCTggatctgtttcctcatcagcaaaCATATGTGATTCTCACTTTGATGTGCCCTGTAATCACCAGGAAGAGGTTAATAATACATAGAGTTTGAAGTCTCCAACCCTAGACTTCTGGAATCAGAATTTCCAGCAGGTGGTGCCCAGGCCCTGCATTTGAAACAAGCTCCCCCAGAGACTGTGATGTTCCCCATAGTTTGAGTATCACCATCTTAGGCCATTTCTTGATGCAGCTACTATAAGAGAGGGTTCAGAACTGTGCCCTACCCAGGTGAGGCCTCAGGCTCACTCAGACCAGGCCTGGCCATTCCCATCTTGAGGGCGCCGAGGTCCCAGGCCTCACTGCCTGCTGGGCCCCCTGATCCTGACTCCGCACCCTCTCTCCAAGACCCTTCCAAGTTCTGTTCTGtatgtaaatacaaatatttatatacagaCAAATTCACACACATTCATGCACACACTTCTAGTTCCCCAAACCAGCTGAACTCAGGTCCTATTTGGGGGCAGATGACTTGTGTGTGGAGTGTCCAGCATCCCAGACCAGCTCTGTCCTGTTTCAGCATCCTCCTTTGGGAGCCCAAGGTTTTCACTAGCATCCTTTCTTCCCCACCCGCTTTTGGcctcttgtttcctttcttggGCTTGAGTGACTGAGCTGGCGGGGGCCTCAGAGACTGCCCTATGGTGGCTGCCGTTTTGTGGCTTCCACTTACCCAGCTTTGAGTCCATCTTCGTGTACATCCTGCTTACTCCAGCCAGTCGGCCTCAGGAAGAATGCTGCCCTTGAGGTCTAAGCTGGGCAAGCCCCTGGTCTCGCTCTATCCCTCACTGGCAGTtggccttgggcaaatccctgcccttctctgaacctcagtttcttcatcagcgAAATGGGTATGGCAATAATACCTCCTTTGTAGGGTTGTTGGCAAGATTAAATAGCCTGACCTGGGTAAAGTGTTTAGGGCAGTGCCTGCTACTTAGAGCTTGCTGGATGTCTCATAAATGGGAATCATTGCTGATGATGAGGACGAGAGAGCAGGAGCGAGAGTGGTGACAGTTATGGCAACATTCACAAAGTGCCTCCAGCTCCCTTTTCTGGCCTTCATAACATTGCTGTAAGGTGGGACCCCCCGTACTTGTCCTTCAGCGGGGAGGCTGAGGCTGAGGGAGAGGTGTTCTGTCCCAGGCCACGGAGCACATAGTGCTGGAGCTGGACAGTGGCCTCACCCTGTCCAGTCCTCCCTGGCTGTACCCCGGACCCTGCACACCTTAGACTGGTGAGGGACAGGGCGTGGGGACTGGCAGCGGGGAGAAGGCAGTGGGTTCCGCCATGACTTCCATCCTCCTGGCTGGGGCCTGGCTTTTTTGGGAGGGTCAGCTGATGCCTACAGGCCACTGTTTCCAGGCTGCTCCAGGCAGGAGCTGAAGAAGGAGGGAAGTCTTCAGGCTGTGGAGTCAAACAGCCccaggttcaaatctcagctctgtctcctcttcctggTCCTGAGACCTCGGCCAAGTGATATCTTTCTTTgagctttcattttctcttggaaAATGGGAGTGCTAAGCGTTCATGGAGTTGTCCCAGAGATTTAAGGAGTTGCTCTATGTAGAAAGCTGTGTCCATGGCGGTGATCCTGTCATGAAGTGAAACCCAGGAGGGCCAGACAGCTGGTGTGGCCCTCAGCTGGTCATTGTGCTGCCGTGTGGCTAAGCTGAGGCTGCCTGGAGCACATGTGGCCTGTCACAGGAGAGACAGTCCCTGTGTTACTCCTCCCCCTACCTGTCACCCTTGTGCACTGATTTCTGCTGTGAGTAGGAATATCCGAACCACACAGATCTGAGAGATGGTCCATTCGCCGGGGCCATTTTACAAATGGGCTGCCTAAGGTACCGAGAGGAGACCTCCCCACTAATGTCATCCCTTGGgccttccgccccccccccccccccccccccccccaccaacgcCTGGCTCCCTGTGCTGAGTTGAGTTGCCTCACAGTGCCCTCTGCTGCCCACTTCTGCCTTGCTGGCTGCTCCCTGGTGACCCTGCAGGCAGACCCACAGGTCCATGCCTGGCCTTTTCCTGGGAGGCAGAGAAGCCCTGGGTGTATCTGTGTCAGTGCCCAGAGTGCTTCCAGTGAATTCTGCCTCAGCCTGGCCTGGCTTGGCCCAGGATCATAGGTCATTCTTTGACAGTTGGGAGACAGAGGCTGCAGGCCCTCCCTGGCCATGCTTCCTTCCCCCGCTCCTCCTACAGGGACTGGCTTGGGCAGAGGCTGTCAGCGGAGGGTGCTAACCTTGTCACGCCAAGCTTCTCGCCTAGGCCAGAGGTCAGACAAGAGGGCCCCTAACATGCCTTCCAGATCCAAGATGTGATTACACCTTCTAGTCtcctattttaaaaaagcttaaagaAGTTATTTCCTATGTCTAAACAAATACGTGTAGCGTTTAGATCTAGTGTTTCCACAAGGTTCTACGGGGTCTGCCAGGCAGAGccaggtcagagagagagcagcCAGGCCTGGCCAGGTGGCCCCAGAAGTTGGGTCAGGACCAGTAAGAGAAACCAGACGACGCCCTGCTCATGAGAGCCCTCAATCATGGGTGGGGTCTGGAGCCAGACCTGAAATTCTGCTACTTGCCAGCTTGTGGACCCCGGGCAAGCTGCTGAGCAGTCCTGGGCCTCAGGTTCCTCAGCTGTCAACTGGGGCAAAGGACAACAAATAGCTCTTAGAATTGTTGTAAAGAAGAGTGAGATAAAGTGTGTTAAAGCACttcagctcagtgcctggcgcatagtgagtgctcaataaataatagcaataacCACAATAGCTGATCGTCACCgagcaccaggcactgtgctcagcacTTCATATGTATTAACTTAATTAATTCCCACAATACCCCTAGGAGGTAGGTCCAGCTattatcccccattttacagataaagaaaccgaGGCACACAGAGGGGTTGTAACTTGGCTAAGGTCAATTAGCTAATAAGTCACTGAGgtaggattcaaatccagacagTTTAGAACAATTGACACTCTTAACCACAACTGTTATTATAGTCATAATTACACTAAGAATTATAGTTCTTATTCCAAGAGGCGGGGAGCCGCCAGTCCCTGGAGAGGCccagtgggggctgggcaggcccCAGAGATTCCTGCCTGGAGTGAAGGGAGGGCTGGTGGTTCTGGACTCTCCTCCACTTCTTCAGCAGGGAGGGCCCTGTGGAGGGGCAAGGCagtggggagatgggagggagaggCCTCTTGTGTGCTGGGTACTGGGCAGGCCTTACTGCAGCTCCTGAAGGGGGAGCCTTGGGGCCCACTGTGGGGCTAGAAATCCGAACCCTGACTTTCTggctcagtttcttctctgtctgGCCTGCAGGTCCCCCTCAGCGCCTGGGTTTCCCTAGCTGCTCTGGGGGCCGACTCCCAGGGCCTGAGCTACCAGGCCGATCGGTGTAGGCTGGTCCCTGCCGAAGATGACCCCCTCCCAGCAGTGGAAGGAAGAGCCCATTTCCCAGCAGTGCAGAGGCTGGGGGTGCAGCGGGGCGGGAGTGGTCCCCAGGCCCATTGTGTGGGCTCGATAAAGTACGGAAGCTGAGGTTAGAATGGCAGGAAGCCCAGCGCCCGTGGCCCTTTCCCACGGGTGGGGGCTTCGGGCACTGCTAGCCGCACGGGCGTGACTACAGCCTGTGTGCGCAACGGGGCGACAGAAGTAAGACTCACTGAGCAGTGAACGCTGGCAGCCCTGGTTACAGAGGCCACCAAGATTGGGCCACAAGGGCCTAGACTTTATCCTGGCGAATCTTCCAGCAGCCAGGGCTGTGGCTGTCACCACACCTAGGCTATGGCTAAAGAAGTCAGAGCTGAGAGGCTAAGAA from Panthera uncia isolate 11264 chromosome D4, Puncia_PCG_1.0, whole genome shotgun sequence encodes the following:
- the RGS3 gene encoding regulator of G-protein signaling 3 isoform X5; this translates as MFEPEADEKREMPLEEGKELGAEDPPPNKDPSSGQEPPSGQDFPPNKESSSVQEPSPGQEPLSSKDSPSCKEPPPGQEPWPSKDSPPCQEPPAVPPCQDLPTSQEPPPSQDPQVSQDLPVIRDPPAQELEPCQDQVPLPAKETTSSGDPPAAPGDLPVASRPAFVIPEVRLDSAYSQKAGAEGGGLGFEEDAEEAEEGDEGDEEEEEEDTSDDNYGEHHEAKRSSMIEAGQAAEGGLSLRVQNSLRRRTHSEGSLLQEARGPCFASDTTLHCSDGEGTASTWAMPSPRTLKKELGRNGGSMHHLSLFFTGHRKMSGADAVGDDDEASRKRKSKNLAKDMKNKLGIFRRRNESPGAQPAGKADKMVKSFKPTSEEALKWGESLEKLLLHKYGLAVFQAFLRTEFSEENLEFWLACEDFKKVKSQSKMTAKAKKIFAEYIAIQACKEVNLDSYTREHTKDNLQSVTRGCFDLAQKRIFGLMEKDSYPRFLRSDLYLDLINQKKMSPPL